One window of the Capnocytophaga haemolytica genome contains the following:
- a CDS encoding M13 family metallopeptidase — translation MTTPEKGLDLSAMDPSVRPQDDFYNYVNGGWMKTAKIPADKPRWGAFDMLREETDKHCLLILDEILKENYPTGTEGQKIKDLYASYIDWDKRNAEGLKPIAARLAAIEKIKTLSDLQAYLEKTTPQGGNPICGWGVYADMKNSSQNAVYLGAFDLGMGRDYYQKESKENAEALAKYQEFVADIFKVLKDPKATQKAKQIVDFERSVAKLMLTNEEDRDPNLSYNPQTMAELKKLVKSLNIPAYLEKVGVKTDKVVVGEIRLYKEYDKFINKKNLPLLRDYLRYTLVANNTGSLNKELDELSFEFYNKYLRGQQEQRAMNKRALDLINGILGEAFGKLYVEKYFPAQAKEEMVELIGYLKKSFAQHINDLTWMSAETKEKALAKLDKFKVKVGYPDKWKDYSKLTILPASETVYYDNLQQVIKWAYQRKLDKVGKPVDKSEWEMSPQTVNAYYNPLNNEIVFPAAILQRPFFSFEADPAVNFGGIGAVIGHEMTHGFDDSGAEFDAEGNLKNWWTAADKENFKKVTKALAEQYDKYEPVKGVFVNGTFTSGENIADLGGVNIAFDALQMYLKDKGAVDKISDLTQDQRFFISWGTVWRTLSTEKYLINQTKTDPHTPGYYRAFGPVVNVDAWYKAFDVKEGDKLYKAPEQRVKIW, via the coding sequence ATGACCACTCCTGAGAAGGGCTTAGACCTCTCGGCGATGGACCCCAGTGTGCGTCCGCAGGACGACTTCTACAACTATGTGAACGGCGGCTGGATGAAGACCGCTAAAATACCAGCAGACAAACCGCGATGGGGTGCCTTTGATATGCTCCGCGAGGAAACCGATAAGCACTGCTTGCTTATCTTGGACGAAATCCTTAAGGAGAACTACCCCACAGGCACCGAAGGGCAGAAGATTAAAGACCTCTACGCTTCGTATATCGACTGGGATAAGCGTAATGCTGAGGGCTTAAAGCCTATTGCGGCGCGCTTGGCAGCTATTGAGAAGATTAAGACACTCTCTGACCTGCAAGCCTATCTCGAAAAGACGACTCCACAAGGTGGCAACCCTATCTGTGGCTGGGGTGTATATGCCGATATGAAGAACTCTTCACAGAATGCTGTTTATCTCGGTGCTTTCGACTTGGGTATGGGGCGTGATTACTACCAGAAAGAAAGCAAGGAAAATGCAGAGGCATTGGCTAAGTATCAAGAGTTTGTAGCCGATATATTCAAAGTGCTCAAAGACCCTAAGGCAACACAAAAGGCTAAGCAAATTGTAGACTTTGAGCGCAGTGTGGCAAAGCTAATGCTCACCAATGAGGAAGATCGCGACCCTAACCTGAGCTATAATCCTCAGACAATGGCAGAACTTAAAAAACTCGTAAAGAGCCTTAATATCCCTGCTTATTTAGAGAAAGTAGGTGTAAAGACTGACAAAGTAGTGGTAGGTGAAATACGCCTCTATAAGGAGTACGACAAGTTTATCAATAAGAAGAATTTGCCCCTGCTGAGAGATTATCTGCGTTACACCCTTGTAGCAAATAATACAGGTAGCCTCAACAAAGAACTTGATGAGCTTTCGTTTGAGTTCTACAACAAATACCTACGCGGGCAGCAAGAGCAACGCGCAATGAACAAACGCGCTTTAGACCTTATCAACGGCATACTTGGGGAGGCTTTCGGGAAGCTCTATGTTGAAAAATATTTCCCTGCACAAGCTAAAGAAGAAATGGTAGAGCTCATTGGTTACCTTAAGAAGAGCTTTGCACAACATATCAATGACTTGACTTGGATGTCTGCTGAAACAAAGGAAAAGGCTTTGGCTAAGTTAGATAAATTCAAGGTGAAAGTAGGCTATCCCGACAAGTGGAAGGACTACTCTAAGCTCACCATCTTGCCTGCAAGCGAAACGGTGTATTACGATAATCTGCAACAAGTGATCAAATGGGCATACCAGCGCAAGCTTGATAAGGTGGGCAAGCCTGTGGATAAGAGCGAGTGGGAGATGAGTCCGCAAACCGTCAATGCGTATTACAATCCGCTCAACAACGAGATTGTATTCCCTGCGGCGATACTCCAACGCCCATTCTTTAGCTTTGAGGCCGACCCTGCGGTGAACTTCGGCGGTATCGGTGCCGTAATTGGTCACGAAATGACCCACGGCTTTGACGATAGCGGGGCTGAGTTCGATGCTGAGGGTAACTTGAAGAATTGGTGGACTGCTGCCGATAAAGAGAACTTTAAGAAGGTTACTAAAGCCTTAGCAGAACAATACGACAAGTACGAGCCTGTAAAAGGCGTATTCGTAAACGGTACCTTTACTAGTGGTGAGAACATCGCCGACCTCGGTGGGGTAAACATAGCTTTCGATGCGTTGCAGATGTACTTAAAGGATAAGGGAGCGGTAGATAAAATCAGCGACCTTACCCAAGACCAACGCTTCTTCATCTCTTGGGGAACCGTATGGCGTACGCTCTCTACGGAGAAATACCTCATCAACCAAACCAAGACCGACCCGCACACACCAGGGTATTACCGTGCTTTCGGTCCTGTGGTGAATGTGGATGCTTGGTACAAAGCCTTTGACGTAAAAGAAGGCGATAAGCTCTACAAAGCCCCTGAGCAAAGGGTGAAGATATGGTAA
- a CDS encoding DUF6934 family protein, with protein MSYPRYTYKAGKYLTSFEFVSVGKRGSIKKVVGYAPMSNPRIYNLGFGDWNEETQEVDDSNGDMVKVLSTVVATMYEFTEVYPEIAVYATGSNETRTRLYRINIAKHLAILQQDFYVYGQNSDGSFETFEVNKEYIGFMVKRK; from the coding sequence ATGAGTTATCCCAGATATACATATAAAGCTGGGAAATACCTAACTTCTTTTGAATTTGTGAGTGTTGGGAAGAGAGGGAGTATAAAAAAAGTGGTGGGGTATGCGCCTATGTCTAATCCAAGGATATATAATTTAGGTTTTGGGGATTGGAATGAAGAAACACAAGAGGTTGATGATAGTAATGGAGATATGGTAAAGGTATTATCAACAGTTGTAGCAACAATGTATGAGTTTACAGAGGTATATCCTGAGATAGCTGTATATGCAACGGGTAGTAATGAAACTCGAACAAGGCTTTATCGTATCAATATAGCAAAACACTTAGCAATATTGCAACAGGATTTTTATGTCTATGGACAGAATAGTGATGGCTCTTTTGAGACTTTTGAAGTGAATAAAGAATATATAGGATTTATGGTAAAAAGAAAATGA
- a CDS encoding flavin reductase family protein has protein sequence MQTFLPNMFYYGFPVVLLSTVDSEGNQDVTPVSCTWTLGNNAVIGLVRLNQAYENVKQVPEAVFNLPTATMWQQVEGIARYTGKNPVPEQKAAKYTYTDNKFAIGGFTTLPSEKVKPLRIAECPIQAEAEVLRINERDSYAIVELRFLTVHVADDLVMEGNKINPERWHPLIYNFKNYQEVGALLGKNFSIK, from the coding sequence ATGCAGACTTTTTTACCTAATATGTTTTATTATGGGTTTCCTGTGGTGCTACTCAGTACGGTAGATAGTGAAGGAAACCAGGATGTTACACCTGTATCTTGCACTTGGACGCTGGGCAATAATGCCGTGATCGGGTTGGTGAGGCTCAACCAAGCCTATGAGAATGTAAAGCAAGTGCCTGAGGCGGTGTTCAACTTGCCGACAGCTACAATGTGGCAGCAGGTGGAGGGCATTGCGCGCTATACGGGGAAGAACCCTGTCCCTGAACAGAAAGCAGCTAAATACACTTATACGGACAATAAGTTTGCCATTGGAGGTTTTACTACCTTGCCCTCTGAGAAGGTGAAACCTTTGCGCATTGCTGAGTGCCCCATACAGGCGGAAGCTGAGGTGTTGCGCATCAACGAGCGCGACAGCTATGCCATTGTAGAACTGAGGTTCTTGACGGTGCACGTGGCGGACGATCTGGTAATGGAGGGCAATAAGATCAACCCTGAAAGGTGGCATCCATTGATATACAATTTTAAGAACTATCAGGAAGTAGGTGCACTATTGGGAAAGAATTTCAGTATCAAATGA
- a CDS encoding PorP/SprF family type IX secretion system membrane protein — translation MNKIYILLSAVLFCAYSHIMQAQNMNYVDYIFYTETQNLINPAAVGGEKGHTIMLNLRNQWLQSYDSDAPQVQSLITTYRLTKRIGLGVSVVNNKVFIQRETAFLADFSYSIPLNETSEIYLGLKAGGNLFNLDGSRIKTYNEKGQYDPLLNGYSGRFQPNVGAGVYYKTDRFYVGLSAPNLLASDVVKKKDGIVTSVAEQMYFYALGGYYLPITQDITLCPSMQAYLAKDTHYQVCATAAALYRDFLEVGIGYRTETVMNGYAMFKAPDWHLSVGYGFETNEIPT, via the coding sequence ATGAATAAGATATACATTTTACTTTCAGCGGTGTTATTTTGTGCTTACAGCCATATAATGCAAGCGCAGAATATGAATTACGTTGATTATATTTTCTATACTGAAACCCAGAACCTCATCAATCCTGCCGCCGTAGGGGGTGAAAAAGGACATACTATTATGCTCAATCTGCGCAATCAATGGCTGCAGTCCTATGACTCTGATGCCCCCCAAGTGCAGAGTCTAATTACTACCTATAGGCTTACCAAGCGCATTGGGCTGGGAGTTTCTGTGGTGAATAACAAAGTCTTCATTCAGCGAGAAACAGCCTTCCTTGCCGACTTCTCTTACTCCATTCCATTGAATGAAACCTCCGAAATCTACTTAGGGCTCAAGGCAGGAGGCAACCTGTTCAACCTCGATGGCAGTCGCATCAAGACTTACAACGAAAAAGGGCAGTACGACCCACTCCTCAATGGCTACTCAGGGCGTTTTCAGCCTAATGTAGGGGCTGGAGTATATTACAAAACGGATCGTTTCTACGTCGGGTTATCGGCACCCAACCTCTTAGCTTCTGATGTAGTAAAGAAGAAAGATGGGATTGTCACTTCCGTAGCCGAACAGATGTACTTCTATGCACTTGGTGGTTATTACCTCCCCATCACTCAGGATATAACCCTTTGCCCTTCAATGCAAGCCTATCTCGCTAAGGATACGCATTATCAAGTCTGCGCAACTGCTGCAGCCCTCTATCGCGATTTCTTAGAGGTGGGTATTGGCTACCGCACTGAAACAGTGATGAATGGCTATGCGATGTTCAAGGCTCCCGACTGGCACTTATCAGTAGGGTATGGCTTTGAGACCAACGAGATCCCAACCTGA
- a CDS encoding gliding motility-associated C-terminal domain-containing protein — protein MRYIPRMSRILEGRLTESAPNRRSFWETVSNVRRKLHWSLMALDRKVGENDDQLTGSTSYATVEIDVESGAGPFEVTSQTEKSYWFIGKSQTIKWSVANTDKAPINADKVNILFSTDDGATFSHTLASGVPNNGAYTFTVDASLTTDKGRILIEPTNNIFLAVNMGSIIVRDDADLDGDGVKDSQDNCIETPNPDQKDTDGDGLGDLCDEDTDGDGVPNDRDNCPNNYNPDQADADRDGIGDACDPDKDGDSIDNDKDDEFDKVLIPNAFSPNGDGINDTFNIRRITLYRKNVLQIFTREGQLIYESHGYKNKWGGIGNDGQKVPRGFYRYKLTLPEIKETKEGWIYINY, from the coding sequence GTGCGCTACATACCCCGTATGTCGCGCATCTTAGAGGGTAGGCTTACTGAGAGTGCCCCTAATAGGCGTTCCTTTTGGGAAACCGTCTCCAACGTCAGGCGAAAACTACACTGGTCGTTGATGGCGCTCGACAGAAAAGTAGGTGAGAACGACGACCAACTGACAGGTAGCACCAGCTATGCCACTGTAGAAATTGATGTGGAAAGCGGTGCAGGACCTTTCGAGGTGACTTCACAGACTGAAAAATCCTATTGGTTCATCGGTAAATCGCAAACCATCAAATGGAGTGTAGCCAATACCGATAAAGCCCCTATCAATGCCGATAAGGTGAACATCCTCTTCTCTACTGATGACGGCGCTACCTTTAGCCATACCCTTGCCTCAGGCGTCCCCAATAACGGGGCTTACACCTTTACTGTCGATGCCTCGCTCACTACCGATAAGGGGCGTATCCTCATTGAGCCCACTAACAATATCTTCTTAGCCGTCAATATGGGCAGTATCATTGTAAGAGATGACGCTGACTTAGATGGCGACGGAGTAAAAGACAGTCAGGACAACTGTATTGAGACCCCTAACCCCGACCAAAAGGATACCGATGGCGACGGACTTGGCGACCTCTGTGATGAGGATACCGATGGCGACGGGGTGCCTAATGATCGCGACAACTGCCCGAACAATTACAATCCTGACCAAGCAGATGCCGACCGCGATGGCATAGGCGACGCCTGCGACCCTGATAAGGATGGCGACAGCATTGACAACGATAAGGACGACGAGTTCGACAAGGTGCTCATCCCTAACGCGTTCAGCCCTAATGGCGACGGCATTAACGATACGTTCAACATCCGCCGCATCACTCTCTACAGAAAGAACGTCTTGCAGATATTCACCCGTGAAGGGCAACTCATCTACGAGTCGCACGGCTATAAGAACAAATGGGGAGGCATTGGCAACGACGGACAGAAAGTGCCGCGTGGCTTCTATCGCTATAAATTAACTTTACCAGAAATCAAAGAAACCAAAGAAGGTTGGATATACATTAATTATTAA
- a CDS encoding reprolysin-like metallopeptidase, with amino-acid sequence MNFHNSVLANGNAGCIGCVCKDEDKGKGFSAGNFKSFEDLDRFDIDFFCHELGHQMGANHTHNLQIEGYGVQIEPGSGSTIMGYAGITGANDVQSRTDPYFNHISVKQIVDYIKTQKCPTTKDLINTPPEIDPLKGYTIPKGTAYVLKGSATDADNDKLYYTWEQSDDLGSITADRFSPNNTR; translated from the coding sequence ATCAATTTCCACAACAGTGTCTTAGCCAACGGCAATGCAGGCTGTATCGGTTGCGTTTGTAAAGATGAAGATAAAGGCAAAGGTTTCTCAGCGGGCAACTTCAAGAGCTTTGAGGATTTAGACCGCTTTGATATCGACTTCTTCTGCCACGAACTCGGTCACCAGATGGGTGCCAACCACACTCACAATCTGCAGATTGAAGGCTATGGCGTGCAGATTGAGCCTGGTAGTGGTTCTACCATTATGGGCTATGCAGGTATCACAGGGGCGAATGACGTGCAATCGCGTACCGACCCTTACTTTAACCATATCAGCGTAAAGCAGATCGTTGATTACATCAAAACGCAAAAATGCCCTACTACCAAGGATCTTATTAATACCCCTCCTGAGATAGACCCTCTGAAAGGTTATACCATCCCCAAAGGTACCGCCTATGTGCTTAAGGGGTCAGCTACCGATGCAGATAATGATAAGCTCTATTACACTTGGGAGCAGTCCGATGATTTGGGGAGCATCACTGCCGATCGCTTCTCACCTAATAATACAAGGTGA
- a CDS encoding SMUG2 DNA glycosylase family protein, translating to MKATFGERVIDFNRHLRYDEALPEGFAVLNPYVDNPETMQVMRAFYERFYSDNAPRRFIIGINPSRNGAGVTGVPFTDTKRLESACGIVMHSAHTHEVSSVFLYEMIAAYGGVAAFYKDFYINSPFPLAIVRRGSDGNWLNANYYDDNALFASVRPYMIETLRKHITLGLDTAKVYILGKKNADFIAKLNKEASLFGQMVVLEHPRYIQQYKSKEKELYIDKYITALKV from the coding sequence ATGAAAGCTACTTTTGGTGAAAGGGTGATTGACTTTAATCGCCATTTGAGATACGACGAGGCACTGCCCGAGGGCTTTGCGGTGCTCAATCCGTATGTGGATAACCCTGAGACAATGCAGGTGATGCGGGCGTTCTACGAGCGTTTTTACAGCGACAACGCCCCGCGGAGGTTTATCATTGGCATCAACCCGAGTAGGAACGGGGCGGGCGTTACGGGGGTACCTTTTACGGATACGAAGCGCCTTGAGAGTGCCTGTGGCATTGTGATGCACTCCGCCCATACGCACGAGGTGTCGTCGGTGTTTTTGTATGAGATGATTGCCGCTTATGGTGGGGTCGCAGCGTTTTATAAGGATTTTTATATCAACTCGCCTTTCCCGCTGGCAATCGTGCGTAGGGGCAGCGATGGCAATTGGCTCAACGCTAATTACTACGACGATAATGCGCTGTTTGCCAGTGTACGCCCCTATATGATTGAGACGCTCCGCAAGCATATTACGCTGGGCTTGGATACGGCAAAGGTGTATATCTTAGGGAAGAAGAATGCGGATTTTATCGCAAAGCTCAACAAGGAGGCATCGCTATTCGGTCAGATGGTGGTGCTGGAACATCCGCGCTATATCCAGCAGTATAAGTCGAAGGAAAAGGAGCTGTATATCGATAAGTATATCACAGCACTGAAGGTCTGA
- a CDS encoding ABC transporter permease — protein sequence MAITAIAVGVVVMLIAIATGVGLQQKIREKLVVFHGHIQIFNYDNNASEVSIKPISLEQPFYPQFKDVPAVKHIQAVATKGGILRTPTTYEAILAKGVGKDYDWHLLQDFITEGRIPDFTTDEISNEVLISTYLANRLGLKLGDRCQAIFLKDESAQVPSQRSFVIVGLYNSGFQEFDASYLFVDLRQIQHINKWKADEIGTFELFIDDFNHITEVGNEVYARTNSHLDSQTILQKYPFIFEWLSMFDFNIYLIIGIMLIVGVFNMITALLVLILEKTPMVGTLKSLGAADRSIRNIFLYNATYIITLGLLWGNGIGFALLWLQQQYGIVKLDPATYYVSQVPIAIPWVGALLVNVGVLVVCLLMLLLPSFVIAKISPTKAMKFD from the coding sequence ATGGCAATCACAGCTATTGCCGTCGGTGTGGTGGTGATGCTCATTGCCATTGCCACAGGCGTAGGCTTGCAACAGAAGATCAGAGAGAAGCTCGTCGTCTTCCACGGGCATATACAGATCTTCAATTACGACAACAACGCCTCTGAGGTATCCATCAAGCCCATATCCCTTGAGCAGCCCTTTTATCCACAGTTTAAGGATGTTCCCGCTGTAAAGCACATACAAGCCGTAGCCACCAAAGGAGGTATCCTCCGCACGCCCACCACTTACGAGGCTATCTTAGCCAAGGGCGTCGGCAAGGACTACGATTGGCACCTCTTGCAGGACTTCATCACCGAAGGGCGCATCCCCGACTTTACCACAGACGAAATCAGCAACGAAGTGCTCATATCCACCTACTTAGCCAACCGTTTGGGCTTAAAGCTCGGCGACAGATGTCAAGCTATTTTCCTCAAGGACGAAAGCGCACAAGTGCCCTCGCAGCGCAGTTTCGTGATTGTTGGGCTTTACAACAGCGGCTTTCAGGAGTTCGACGCCTCATACCTCTTCGTCGATCTCCGACAGATACAGCACATCAATAAGTGGAAAGCCGATGAGATCGGTACTTTCGAGCTCTTTATCGACGACTTCAACCACATTACCGAGGTAGGCAATGAGGTATACGCCCGCACCAACTCGCACCTCGATTCGCAAACCATCTTGCAGAAATATCCCTTTATCTTCGAGTGGCTCAGTATGTTCGATTTCAATATATACCTGATTATCGGCATAATGCTCATCGTGGGCGTCTTTAATATGATCACTGCCCTGCTGGTGCTCATCTTAGAGAAAACCCCGATGGTTGGCACCCTCAAAAGCCTCGGTGCTGCCGACCGCAGCATACGCAACATCTTCCTTTACAATGCCACATACATCATCACTTTGGGCTTACTTTGGGGCAATGGCATTGGCTTTGCGCTGCTTTGGCTACAACAGCAATACGGCATAGTGAAGTTAGACCCCGCCACCTACTACGTCAGTCAGGTGCCTATTGCCATTCCGTGGGTAGGCGCCCTGCTGGTAAACGTAGGCGTGCTAGTCGTATGCCTATTGATGCTCCTATTGCCATCCTTTGTCATTGCCAAAATATCCCCTACCAAAGCAATGAAATTCGACTAA
- a CDS encoding exo-beta-N-acetylmuramidase NamZ domain-containing protein, giving the protein MKYSKFKSICEFRGAKVTLFLLIALLSCKNNGQEHRSSMTQKTESQQKEIIPAANRMYLYIKDLRDKNVAVVTNQTGVVERKDGSLVHLVDTLLAKKVKLTKVFAPEHGFRGDADAGEVVKDGKDARTGLPIISLYGKNKKPTAEQLKGIDLVLFDLQDVGARFYTYISTLHYVMEACAEQHIPLIVLDRPNPNGHYIDGAVLEPSCQSFIGMHPVPVVYGMTIGEYAQMINGEGWLAQRAKSDLKVIPLAHYTHQKAYHLPVKPSPNLPNDVAINLYPSLCFFEGTEVSMGRGTDKQFQIYGSPYLEKTDFSFTPQPNAGDKNPKFNGKLCYGEDLSSSVRLSALNLSWLKKAYEQSKGVKMAFFTASFNKIAGTPALKQQLIDGKSEQEIRASWQKDIEKFKEVRKKYLLYP; this is encoded by the coding sequence ATGAAATATTCAAAGTTCAAATCGATATGCGAGTTTAGAGGTGCCAAAGTTACACTTTTTTTATTAATTGCACTGCTTTCGTGCAAAAATAATGGACAAGAGCATCGTAGCTCTATGACTCAAAAGACTGAAAGTCAGCAGAAAGAGATTATTCCTGCGGCAAACAGAATGTACCTTTACATCAAAGATTTACGCGATAAAAACGTCGCTGTAGTTACCAATCAAACGGGTGTGGTGGAGCGCAAAGACGGCTCGCTGGTTCACTTGGTGGATACGCTGCTGGCGAAGAAGGTGAAGCTCACGAAGGTTTTTGCCCCTGAACACGGCTTCCGTGGCGATGCCGATGCGGGCGAGGTGGTGAAAGATGGTAAGGATGCGCGTACGGGCTTGCCGATTATCTCCCTCTATGGCAAGAACAAGAAGCCCACGGCAGAGCAGCTCAAGGGGATCGACTTGGTGCTCTTTGACTTGCAGGACGTTGGGGCGCGCTTCTACACGTATATCTCTACACTTCACTATGTGATGGAAGCCTGTGCGGAGCAACACATTCCGCTTATTGTGCTCGACCGTCCTAACCCTAATGGGCATTACATCGATGGAGCGGTATTGGAGCCTTCGTGCCAGAGCTTTATAGGGATGCACCCTGTGCCTGTGGTCTACGGAATGACCATCGGCGAGTACGCACAGATGATCAACGGTGAGGGATGGCTCGCTCAGCGTGCTAAAAGCGACTTGAAGGTCATTCCGCTGGCGCACTACACCCACCAGAAGGCTTACCATCTGCCTGTAAAGCCCTCGCCTAACCTACCTAACGATGTGGCTATCAACCTTTACCCAAGCCTGTGTTTCTTTGAAGGCACTGAGGTGAGTATGGGTCGTGGCACTGATAAGCAGTTCCAGATTTACGGCTCACCCTATCTTGAGAAGACCGATTTTAGCTTTACACCCCAGCCTAATGCGGGCGATAAGAACCCTAAGTTCAACGGCAAACTATGCTATGGTGAAGACCTCAGCAGCAGTGTCCGCCTTTCAGCACTTAACCTCTCGTGGCTCAAGAAAGCCTACGAGCAGAGCAAGGGTGTGAAGATGGCGTTCTTCACCGCTTCTTTCAATAAAATAGCAGGCACTCCCGCCCTGAAACAGCAGCTCATCGATGGTAAAAGCGAACAAGAGATTAGGGCTTCGTGGCAGAAAGACATAGAGAAATTCAAGGAAGTGAGAAAGAAATACCTGCTGTATCCGTAG
- a CDS encoding GH25 family lysozyme: MRRKSSKQRRSAHKGGSHWKSFLWGFFLCIFVVGVGGALYIRTYYPAMYQKILNKISSRKINTTYESQRIERIVSLHSDKILGIDLSHYQDKGEIIWDSLHIKVNEHKYPLQFAVFRATMGNDGSDKNFTYFWKEAKQHTLIRGAYHYYRPDEDPELQARSYLKNAQLEKGDLPPILDVEKLPKKKSTEAFLADIQKWLDIVEQKYKRKPIIYTYISFYEDYLSQKFKKYPFWVANYNNVEVPTTIFKWQMWQFTENGISPGAKVKIDLNIYNGSYEEMEAILIK, encoded by the coding sequence ATGAGAAGAAAATCATCAAAGCAACGCCGCTCTGCGCACAAAGGAGGTTCGCATTGGAAAAGTTTCCTGTGGGGCTTCTTTCTGTGCATTTTTGTTGTAGGCGTAGGAGGAGCTTTGTACATACGGACTTATTACCCAGCAATGTACCAAAAGATTCTCAATAAGATTTCTTCTCGCAAGATCAATACTACTTACGAGAGCCAACGCATTGAGCGCATCGTCAGTCTCCACTCGGATAAGATACTCGGTATTGACCTATCGCATTACCAAGATAAAGGGGAAATCATCTGGGATAGCCTACATATAAAGGTGAATGAACATAAATACCCTTTGCAGTTTGCTGTATTTCGCGCTACGATGGGCAATGATGGCAGTGATAAGAACTTTACCTACTTCTGGAAGGAGGCTAAGCAACACACCCTTATCAGGGGGGCTTACCACTATTACCGCCCCGATGAAGACCCAGAGCTACAGGCGCGCTCTTATCTGAAGAATGCTCAATTGGAGAAGGGCGATTTGCCTCCTATCTTAGATGTGGAGAAGTTGCCTAAGAAGAAATCAACAGAGGCTTTCTTGGCGGATATACAAAAGTGGCTTGACATAGTAGAGCAGAAATACAAACGCAAGCCTATTATTTACACTTATATCAGCTTCTACGAGGATTATCTCTCTCAGAAGTTCAAGAAATATCCTTTTTGGGTGGCTAATTACAACAATGTAGAGGTACCGACCACTATCTTTAAGTGGCAGATGTGGCAGTTCACTGAGAATGGCATCAGCCCTGGTGCAAAAGTGAAGATAGATTTGAACATCTACAACGGTTCCTATGAAGAAATGGAGGCTATCTTGATAAAATAA
- a CDS encoding 5-formyltetrahydrofolate cyclo-ligase, which yields MTKKELRKHYMQLRLALTQEQRDNLSMQIANRLLTLPIWDKSTYHIFLTVERLGEINTEYLLDILYGKDKNVVVPKMHTKEKRLSSILLTEQTLLRLNSWGIAEPDGGIEVPPNAIEVVFVPLLAYDRQGNRVGYGGGYYDRFLSECKDETLKVGLSFFPPEDDMSAVMSPTDITLDYVVFPQGCLHIPQAASA from the coding sequence ATGACTAAAAAAGAACTACGCAAGCACTATATGCAGTTGCGTTTGGCTCTTACGCAAGAGCAGCGCGATAACCTAAGTATGCAAATCGCTAATCGCCTGCTCACTCTGCCAATATGGGATAAGAGTACTTACCACATCTTCTTGACAGTGGAGCGACTGGGCGAGATCAATACGGAGTACCTCTTGGATATTCTCTACGGGAAGGATAAAAATGTGGTAGTGCCTAAGATGCACACTAAAGAGAAGCGCCTTAGCAGTATCTTGCTGACAGAGCAGACGCTCCTGCGCCTCAATAGCTGGGGCATTGCTGAGCCCGATGGAGGTATTGAAGTACCCCCTAATGCGATAGAGGTAGTATTTGTGCCACTACTGGCTTATGACCGTCAAGGAAACCGCGTAGGCTACGGCGGGGGCTACTACGACCGCTTTCTATCAGAATGTAAGGATGAGACTTTGAAGGTGGGGCTTTCTTTTTTTCCTCCTGAGGACGATATGAGTGCAGTGATGTCACCTACGGACATTACGTTGGATTATGTTGTTTTTCCTCAGGGTTGTCTCCATATTCCCCAAGCAGCTTCGGCTTGA